The genomic segment CCCGCACCCGCTAGTTGTGACCCCTCGCAGGGGCGATGAGGACCAGCAGGTGGTGCGCCTGGTCGTCGCGGGTGGGCTCACGTTGTGACCCCTCGCAGGGGCGATGAGGACCTGGGCAGCCGGGCGCCATAGCGGTACTGACCTGTGGGTTGTGACCTCTCGCAGGGGCGATGAGGACGTCTGCTCCATCTCCCGGGCCCGGGCCCGGTCCTCGTTGTGACCTCTCGCAGGGGCGATGAGGACCACGTGGTCGCGTCGTCCCAGTCCACCGGCTTCTCGTAGTTGTGACCTCTCGCAGGGGCGATGAGGACCGGTACTGACCTGTGGCGATGCCCTCGCGGATGCGGGGTTGTGACCTCTCGCAGGGGCGATGAGGACCTCCACGCTGCGCCCGGCCGGGCCCGCACCCAACACGTTGTGACCTCTCGCAGGGGCGATGAGGACCGGCCCGCGCGTCCAGGAGCAGGCGGCCCCTCGCGCAGTTGTGACCTCTCGCAGGGGCGATGAGGACCCTCGCCGAAGCCGCGGCCTCCGGTGAGCTCGCGCCGAGTTGTGACCTCTCGCAGGGGCGATGAGGACCCCGCAAACTCCGCCGCTCGGCCCACCGCAGCGTCATGTTGTGACCTCTCGCAGGGGCGATGAGGACCCCGCCCCCTTGTCCGCCTCCGGGCGGGAGGTCGGGTTGTGACCTCTCGCAGGGGCGATGAGGACCCAGGGTAAAGCCGCAGCTCAGAGTAGCCTTCCCGTGCTGTTGGCTGAGTCATTTTGCAGCAGGCCTCCGGTCGTGCGCGCCGCTCCGGCGTGGCGCTGAAAAGTTGCCGGATGCGGGGCTGGGGCTGTTGCTTGCAGCGTATCGCCCGGAGTGCGTTACTTCGACGCTGTTATGTGGATATGGCGTTGGTGGGGGCGGGGCGGCTGAACCCGGGCCTGTTCCTGCGCGGGGTTTTTGAGGGGCTGGCTGTAGGGGCGCCGGTGGTCGGGTGTCGTGTGGGTAGTGCCCCTCGTAGGGGCGATGAGACCTGGTTCCGGAAGAGTTGTGGTCTTTGCGGTAACTCGGCCAGTTGCAACCCCTCTGCGCCTTGGTTCGCAGGCGTGGGGGGTGTTTCTGCGTCAGCGTAGTCGAGAGGGCTGGGCAGTATGCACTATCTGAAGCGTCGTGGCCCAGTTATCGCAAAGAGAGCATTGGGTTGCTCTTCTGTGCTCTAGCGTGTGGCTCCTCGTCGATGTCCGTGCGAGGGGCCCACTCTCGCAGCGACCACTGACAACGCCCTGCTGACGTCATCAAGGTGCTGGTCAAAGGGCATGAACTACTTGAAGGGGCGGTGTCGTGCGGCTGCGGTTGACCTTTCATACAGGTGCTCGTGAGTTGCGTTGGGAGGAGGTTCTGGCTCCGGGCCGGGCGTTGTCGTATGCGTTGCTGGAGCGGGGTGCTCCAGAGCTGGGGAAGATGCTCCATGTGTCGGGTTGGGGACCGTACGGGATGGTGCCGTTCGGTTACAGCGCGCCGGTCTTTCCTGCGGCGCGGCGGCGGCGGGGCGCGTATGCGGCGGGTGGTCCGGGGGTGGTGGAGCTGGGGAGTCCGTTGCCGGGGGTGGTGGAGGGGTGGGCTGCCGCGTTGGCGTCTGTGCCGGTGCTGGCGTGGGGTTCGACCGCGTTCATCGTTGATGGGATCGAGGTTGTGGAGGATCCGGTGTTTGCGTCGGGGCGGGCGGTGTTCCGGACTGTGACGCCTGTGGTGATGAAGGTGTCGGGGCGGGATGAGTCTGGGGCGCGTGTGCGGCGGCAGGCGTGGTGTCTGCCGGGTGAGCCGGAGTGGGATGTCTACGTGCAGGGCAATCTGCGGCGCAAGGCGGAGACGCTGGGGCTGGACGCGGATGTGACGTTGGAGGAGGTGAGCTGGGTCGGGCCCAAGCGGTCTTTCATGGTGGCGGGTGCGGGTGGCGCGGGTGGGAAGAAGCCGGGCGCTTGTGTGGAGGTCGTGGTGTCGGGTGCGCCGGAGACTTTGTCCGCGGTCGCTTCCTGGGGTGTGGGCCAGGCCAACAGTGCGGGCATGGGGTGGATCGGTGTCTGACCGTTGCCGGGTTTTTGGCTGCGGTCGTTTACCGGTGGGCCGATGTGCGGGTGTGAGGGGAAAGGACAGGGACGGAGATGGCTGACGTGCTGGATGCGCAGTCTTCGGTGGTGTTGACAGCGAGTCCTTTGCAGCGTGTCGGAGCGTTCGCGCTCGCCGCGCTTGCGGAGGTCGGGCATCCGGAGGCGGTGACGGGTGTGACGTTCGCGAAGGTCACGGATGAGATGACCCGTGATCTGGTGGCCACGGCGGGCGTTGCCAAGGCTTCTGATCCGGGTGGGTTCTGGCTGGGTGCAAGTTACATGCTGTGGCCTAACTCCAAGATCAATCCGACGGCACGGGCCAGGCAGGCCCCTGAGGAGCGCGAGAGGCTGGTCCGTGGCTGGCGGAGCCTGCCTGATGAGGACCGTTGGCCGGACGCGCCGTGTGCGTACTGCGGGCGTGCGGCGTGCGGATGGTTCGGGAAGGTTGATATCCCGCTCGGTGCGAGCGTCGAGCATCGCAACACCACCGCGCCGGGCCATCAGGGGACGCCTTTGTGTTATCCGTGCGTGGTGAGTCTGTGGGCGTTCCCGTACGGGGCGTCACTTTCGGGTGGGCGGGCGGCGGCCATCCATTCGTGGGACGACGATTTTCTGGCCGCTGTGACGAGTGCCGCGGTGGATCGGAGCCGCCGGGCCGCCGTTGCGGGGGTGCCGGCCAAGAAGGCGAAGCCCATTCCGTACGCGCGGGAGGCGGCGGTGTTGTCCGCTGTCCGCGCGTATGGCTACCGGATCGCCTCCGGTGTGGAACTGCTCGTGCTGTCGAATGGGAACAAAGAACAGTTTCTGGTGGCTCAGGAGCTGGACCAGCCTGTCGCGGAGTGGCTTCGGTCCACCCAGCGCCGTCCTGAACACCGCACGGGGTACCCGTTGCTGGTGGCGTCGCAGGCCGCGAAACAGGTGCCGGGGGAGTCCTTCCTGGCGAAACGGGTCTTCGCCCGCCCGGCGCAGGTCCTGGACTTTGTCGTCGGTCACCTGCTTACGCAGATCTCCGCGACGGCGCCCGTCCCAGCACAGACGCCGGTGCTGGCTCCGCTTGTGTATTCCTACTGCCGTGAGGTGCTGACCATGGACGACAAGGACGTCGAACGGATCGAGGAGCTGGCTCGGCGTCTCGCCGCGCTGCTGGGGCAGGACAGCCGTCCCGGACCGTTCCGGGACTTCATCCGGGCGAATTCCAAAGGCGGGAATCTGCCCGGCTGGTTCCGTTCCCGGGGGGTGGAGTGGCTGCTGCTTCCGCGGCCGGAGGGGACAGCGGCGGTGTTGCTGCCCGTGCGGGATTACCGGCTGTTGTTCGAGGGGGAGCGTGCGTGGTCCTGGCGGCGGCTGCTGGTGTTCGCGGTGCTGGAGGCACTGGCGAACGATGGCTGGCAGCCGAAGGGGTCACAGAGTGAGCTTCAGGAGATCAAGGACGAGCTGACCGATGCGGTGAGCGCCGACAACGAGGAAGAGGTGGAGCGATGACGTTCCTGGTGGGGCAGAGCGTGCTGGAAGTGAAGGCCGGGGCTCCGAACAACGGGCGTGGGGAGGACAACCGGGGCATGGTCAAGCAGTTCCGGGCGGGGCGTGACGTGTACCCGTATGTGTCCGCGCAAGCGAGCAGGCGGTGGCTGCGTGACAGCCTGCCGGCCGGTGAGGCGACGTCGCCGGTGGTGCGGAGCGGGGAGGGGAAGAAGCAGCAGGCGTACACCGGGGGGCGTCCGGATCTGTATCTGGATGATGATCTTTTCGGTTACATGATCGCGGTCAAGGCGGATCAGGACGGTGCGAAGAAGGGTGAGTCCAGGACGTTCATGCGTGACACCGTTCTGGCGACCGGCACGCTGGTCGCTGTGGTGCCGAGCGAACCCGTTATGGATTTCGGCACGATGAGCCGTGGCATGGAGCCGGGCGCCCACCCGGTCATTCATGAGCATGAGATGTACACCGCTGACCTTGCCGGTGATCTGTTGCTGGATCTGCCGAGGGTGGGTGTCTTCGAGACGGGTGGCAAGACGGCCAAGCCCGCTCTGCCGGCCGAGGTGGCAGCTGCCGTGGTCGAGAGTGGCGGTAGTCGGACCACCTTGCGTGGGGTGGACTGTGTCGGACTGCCCCTGGCGGAGCGGCGTCGGCGGGTCGCGGTGCTCCTGCGGACGATGGCGGTCGTCAAGGGGGGTGCCAAGCAGTCCGCGCATTATGGTGACCGGACGCCTGGCCTGGTCATTCTTGCGCCGGTGCTGGGTGGGACCAATCCGTTTACCCGGGTGGTGCGCGAACGTGAGCGCAAGACGTATTTCGACGCGGACACGCTGCGCGAGGAGTTGGAGGCGTGGTCCGACGAGCTCGACGGGCCGGTACGTATCGGATGGGCTCCGGGCTTCCTGGGAGGCCAGCGTGACCGGGCCCGCAGCGATCTCGCCGATCTCGTCAAGGACGAGAAGCTGATTCTGGGGCATCCGCGGAGCGTCCTGAATGCTCTCGCCGAGGAGATCGCGGCGGGCACCCACGACGGCTGGTTCGAGGACCCCGCCGCGTAGCACCGGCACCTCGTACCGCATCGCGGACGCGCCGCGGGGTTCCCGCGGCGCCTCAGCGAGTCATCGCCCCTTCGAGGGGCCCGGCCTGTCCCGGCGGGCAGCCTCCGCCATTCTCCAGCGAGGAAGCGAACCATGACCCCTGCTCTGGAAGTGACCGCCACCGCGCCGGTCGTCAGCTTCCGTAATCCGCTCTACGCCGGACTGCAGGTGGCACTGCCGTGTCCGCCGCCTTCCAC from the Streptomyces sp. AM 4-1-1 genome contains:
- the cas7i gene encoding type I-B CRISPR-associated protein Cas7/Cst2/DevR: MTFLVGQSVLEVKAGAPNNGRGEDNRGMVKQFRAGRDVYPYVSAQASRRWLRDSLPAGEATSPVVRSGEGKKQQAYTGGRPDLYLDDDLFGYMIAVKADQDGAKKGESRTFMRDTVLATGTLVAVVPSEPVMDFGTMSRGMEPGAHPVIHEHEMYTADLAGDLLLDLPRVGVFETGGKTAKPALPAEVAAAVVESGGSRTTLRGVDCVGLPLAERRRRVAVLLRTMAVVKGGAKQSAHYGDRTPGLVILAPVLGGTNPFTRVVRERERKTYFDADTLREELEAWSDELDGPVRIGWAPGFLGGQRDRARSDLADLVKDEKLILGHPRSVLNALAEEIAAGTHDGWFEDPAA
- a CDS encoding CRISPR-associated endoribonuclease Cas6, which translates into the protein MRLRLTFHTGARELRWEEVLAPGRALSYALLERGAPELGKMLHVSGWGPYGMVPFGYSAPVFPAARRRRGAYAAGGPGVVELGSPLPGVVEGWAAALASVPVLAWGSTAFIVDGIEVVEDPVFASGRAVFRTVTPVVMKVSGRDESGARVRRQAWCLPGEPEWDVYVQGNLRRKAETLGLDADVTLEEVSWVGPKRSFMVAGAGGAGGKKPGACVEVVVSGAPETLSAVASWGVGQANSAGMGWIGV